GTCCCTGCGCTCTTTGCGGTTAATTCTTCCCGTCTTCCCTGCCCCCCGTTTTATTTGCACCGTCTCCCGGCAAGTTATATTCTTCTTTCGTCCCCCCCGCATTCATAAAGGAGCCCGCCCATGACCCGCATGACCCTGCCCGTTTTAGTTCTGGCCCTTCTCCTGCCCGTTCTCGCCGTCCCGGCGCAGGAAGCCTCCGCGCCACCCGCCCTGCTCCGCGAGCGGATAGAATGGTGCGATGTGTGGCACACGGACGCCGACAAGGACGACCGGCCCCGCGTGCTGCTCGTCGGCGACTCCATCACACGGGGTTATTTTGACGCCGTCGAGCAGGGCCTCGGTGACGCCGCCTATTGCAGCCGTTACACCACGTCCCGCAGCGTCTGCGATCCCGTGTTCTTTCAGGAACTGGGCCTCATCCTCTCGCAGTACCCCTACCGGGTGATCCACTTCAACAACGGCCTCCACGGATGGGGGTACACCGAGGCGCAGTACGCCGCGGCCTTTGACCGGCTCCTGGACGCCCTGCGCGCGGAGGCGCCGGGCGCGCGCCTGATTTGGGCCAGCACCACCCCCGTGCGGTCCGGTTCCGGCATGTCCGACGACAGGCACCGCGTCGCCGAACGCAACGCCCTCGCCGCCGAACGCGTCGGAAAGGCAGGCATCCCCGTCAACGACCTGCACGCCCTCTCCGTGGACCATCCGGAGCACTTCTCCGGCGACGGGGTCCACTTCTCCCCGGCGGGCAAGGCCGTGCAGGCGGAAGCCGTCGCCGCCGCCGTAAAGAAGGCGCTGGAAGCCCCCGCGCCCTGACGGCACCAATGGCTAACGACGTGGGATTGGTTTCGGCCGATAGAGGCCGGCAAATGTAGAAGAGGCTGCCAGCCTCTTTCTTTTCCCCGGACAGGGCCAAAGAACGCGGCAGGGATGCCGCGTCTACATTCCCGCGCGCCCGATCAGTCCAGGGGTGTGCCGTCCTGCGTCCAGACCGTCAGGTTGGTGTAATCCTTCCCGCGCGCGGGCAGCAGCAAGGCCATGCCATAGCCCAGAACGAACATCACCAAATTCCCCGCGATGCCCGTGTAATAGGTGTCGAAGTTCCGCCCGATCCACTCCGAGAACGCGGCGGGCAGCCAGCCCAGCCCGGCCGCCGACGCGACGGCGGAGAAGGCCACGGCGAAGAAGATGCCCACGCCCACGGCGCGCCCGTCGCCGCGCTTGGTGAGGAAGCCCAGCAGGTAAAGCCCGAGCAGCCCCCCGGCGATGATGGACTGGAACTCGGTCCACAGGTCCTGCAGGGTCATGGTGTCCGCCTGGAAGAGCAGCCACGCGCCGCCGATCATCACCAGCGACGCCGCCAGCGTCACCAGCCGGGCCGCGAACACATAGTGCCGGTCCCCGCGCCCCGGCGCCAGATGCCGGCTGTACAGGTCCGTGACGGCGACGGCGGAGATGGAGTTCATGGCGCTGGACATGCTCGACATGGCGGCGGCCATCACCGCCGCCACCACGATGCCCGCCGTGCCCGCGGGCAGTTGGGTGGTGACGAAGTACGGCAGTATTTCCTCCGCCTTCCGGGTGCCGGAGAGCATCTCGGCGGCGACGGGGTCGGGAAAAACGTGGTAAAAGACGAAAAGCCCCGTGCCGACGAACATGAAGTAGCCCCAGGTGGGCACGCAGAAGAGGCAGCACAGCCACATGGCCTTGCGCGCCTCGCGGGCGGACCGCGCCGCGCAGTATTTCTGGACCACCTCCTGGTTCGTGCTGTACTCGCCCAGCCACTGGAACAGCCCCACAATCAGGAGCATGGCCACAGTCTTGCGCCCGATGGAAAAGCCCCAGGGCACGGCCTCCAGCGCGCCCTCCGCCGTCCGCTCGCTCAGGAGGAATTTCCCGTTCTCCGCGGCCACGGCAATCATCTGCCCCAGCCCGCCGGGCAGCCGCCACAGGATCACCCCCAAAATCAGCAGCCCGCCGCCGGTGAGAATGACGGACTGGACGAAATCGGTCCAGATCACCGCCTCGATGCCCCCCACCACAGTATAGTACGCCGTGACCACGCCGCCAAGCAGGATGCAGACCGGCACGCTCCAGCCGGTGATGCGGTGCACCAGCAGCGCCACGAGGAACTGGATGAGGCTGATGCGGAAGCACTGGGCGATGATGAACACGCACGCGCCGTAGACCCGCGTGCGCGGGCCGAAACGCTTCTCCAGATACTCGAACACGGACGTGATTTTGCCCCGGCGGAAAAACGGGATGAACAGGCGCGAGGCGATCATCGCGGCCAGGGGCAGGGTCACGCAGATGACATACCGCAGGTAGCCCGTCTTGAAGGCGTCCGCGGGATAGGCCACAAACGTGATGGAGCTGATGGTGGCGCCGAAAAGGGATATGCCGATAATCCACCCCGCATAGGAACGCCCGCCCACGAAATACCGCTCCGTAGTGCCCGAACGCCGCGCGAACCACGAGCCCATCAGTGTGACGACGGCGAAGTACGCCGCCAGCACCGCCATGTCAACCGCGCCAAACCGCCCCATGCGCCATGCCCTTTCCGGTGCGCCCCGTCAGTGATCGTCCCCGGCCATGATCCACTCCGGGTTTAACGCCGCGTGCTTGATGGACCGGCCCGAACCGTCGGACGGGTTGTGGGTGTAGACAACATTGACCAGACCGTCCGCGCCCTGAATCATGAAGGGGTAGTGGAAACTGCCGCCTTTGTCGCGCTCCAGGTACCGCGACCATTTCCAGGTTTCGCCCTCGTCGTCGGACAGGGCCAGCACCAGGCTGTCCCGCTCCGTCTCCGAGTCGTTGTACGCCAGCACCCACCGCCCGTCGCGCAGGGTGAGAACCTCGACGCTCGCGTTCGGATTAGGAAACTCCGTCGGCTCCGCCACGGTCCACGTCTCGCCGTCGTCCTTCGACTCGCTCCGCAGGATGCGGCGCAGCAGTTCGTCCTCCTCGCGCAGGTAGGCCACCAGGGTGCCGTCCTTTTTCCGCGCCAGACTGGGCTGGTTCAGTGCCGCGCCCGTCATCGGCGCGCCTGGCCGCCACGACCCGCCGCCGTCGTCGGAGATGGCCATCAGCCCGAAGAGATAGCCGTCGGAGTACAGCGGCAGGAGAATCCGGCCCGACGGCAGCACCTCCGGACGGCACCGGGTCATCCACCCGCGCTGGCGCAGGCTGAGGTCTTTTGCCTCTTTCAGGATGCGCGGCCCGTCCCGCTTGAGGAACCACTTCATGCGCGGCGGCGGCTCGGGATAACGCCGCTCCAGTTCCGCAAAGCCCGCCGCCGCCGCCTCGACAAAGCGCTCGCCCGGATCAAATATGATGAGGTCCTGCCAGTGCCAGACCGGCGGCCCGTCCCCCGTGTAGTCCCGCGAGCGGCGCAGCCGCAGCAATGAGTCCTCCCAGCGCTCCGCCGGCACCGCAATCCAGAAGAGCCACAGTTCCCCCTTCGGGTCCATGAACAGCACCGGGTTGCAGTCCGGCAGGTTCGGCGTGTCCGCCATCGGGAACGGCGCGCTCCATGCCTTCTCCCCGGCGCGGCGGCGCGCCCCCCAAATCTCCACGTCCATGCTCTGCCGCTCGCCGGAGCCCTGGAACCACGCGGCGATGAAATCGCCGTTCGGGCACTGCGCCACGGTCGAGGAATGGACGTGCTTCGGTTGCGGCGGGAAGAGCAGCTCCGACTCCAGAAAGGGCTCCGCGCCAAAGGCCTGCACGGACCCGGCCAAAAGCACCATGAAAAGCCTCATGACAGCCTCCTTTCGCTTTGGCGTTGCGCATGCCGCAGCCTTCGCCGAAACAAGACTAGGGCAAGATCATGGGCAAGAGCAAGAAAAAAGGTAACTGTCTACCAGAACGGCTTGCCGTGGCAGGATAAATCTGCCAGGTGCCGGTGCTGTGTGTGCGTTTCCATGCCGAAGGCATGGGGGATATTAGCCGGTGGTTGAGCGAAGCGACACCACCGGGAAAAGACCAAGAACCACCCCACCCCGGCAGGGGTGCAGGAACCGTGAACCTGTCCGGGCATGGCCCCCTGTGCGGTGCTCCCGCACCCCTGCCGGGGTGCCTTTGCGTGGTCATTTTTCCGGTGGTGTCGCTTCGCTCAACCACCGGCTAATCTCCGTCACCCCGCCGGGGTGTGCCGCCCATGGGCGCGAATCCACATAAACCGCATTACATCTTGGTAGACAGTTACGAAAAGAGAATGCCCATGTCACTTCAGAAACAACGACAAACATTTTATTGCGCGTGTTGCGCCCCGGACATGGGGGGATTATCATGAATGCGGGACCAACGGCGCAACAACCCGCAAGGAGGCCTCGATGGGCGCACCGCGTGTTATCGGCATCATCCCGGCAAGGTTCGGCTCCAGCCGCCTTCCCGGAAAACCCCTCGCCCTGATTGCGGGCAAACCCATGATTCAGCGCGTGTATGAGCGCAGCGCCGCATGCCCGCTCCTGTCCGCTGTCTGCGTGGCCACGGACGACCCGCGCGTGCGCGACGCCGTGGCGGCCTTCGGCGGAAACGCCGTGATGACGCGCGCGGACCATCCCAGCGGCACGGACCGCGTGGCCGAGGCGGCCTCCGCGCTGGACGCGGACATTGTGGTGAACATCCAGGGCGACCAGCCCTTCATCCACCCGGACATGATGGCCGAGGCGGTGCGCCCCCTGCTCGGGGACGCGGCGGCCGGCGTGTCCACCCTGATGTTTCCCATCGTCCGCAACGCGGACCTGGCCGACCCGGCGGTGGTGAAGGTGGTGGCGGACCTGGCCGGATACGCCTTGTATTTCTCCCGCTCGCTCATCCCCTACCCGCGCGAGGCCGTGGCCCATTCGGTCTACGAGCACGTCGGCCTGTACGCCTACCGGAAGGACACGCTCCTCCGGCTGACCCGGCTTGCGCCCACCACCCTGGAGCGGGTCGAGTCCCTCGAACAGCTCCGCTGGCTCGGGCACGGCGTGCGCGTCCGCGTCGCCGAGTCCGCCGTGCCCGACCGCGACTACTGCGGCTTCAGCGTGGACACCCCCGAAGACCTCGCCCGCGCGGAGCGCATGCTCCGGGAAAGGAACACCGGCCATGACGAGTGAGCACCGTGAAATCCTGGACCTTTGCGCCGCGCGGCTGAACGGTGAAACACTGGGGCGCATTG
This Candidatus Hydrogenedentota bacterium DNA region includes the following protein-coding sequences:
- a CDS encoding sodium/solute symporter (Members of the Solute:Sodium Symporter (SSS), TC 2.A.21 as described in tcdb.org, catalyze solute:Na+ symport. Known solutes for members of the family include sugars, amino acids, nucleosides, inositols, vitamins, urea or anions, depending on the system.) encodes the protein MGRFGAVDMAVLAAYFAVVTLMGSWFARRSGTTERYFVGGRSYAGWIIGISLFGATISSITFVAYPADAFKTGYLRYVICVTLPLAAMIASRLFIPFFRRGKITSVFEYLEKRFGPRTRVYGACVFIIAQCFRISLIQFLVALLVHRITGWSVPVCILLGGVVTAYYTVVGGIEAVIWTDFVQSVILTGGGLLILGVILWRLPGGLGQMIAVAAENGKFLLSERTAEGALEAVPWGFSIGRKTVAMLLIVGLFQWLGEYSTNQEVVQKYCAARSAREARKAMWLCCLFCVPTWGYFMFVGTGLFVFYHVFPDPVAAEMLSGTRKAEEILPYFVTTQLPAGTAGIVVAAVMAAAMSSMSSAMNSISAVAVTDLYSRHLAPGRGDRHYVFAARLVTLAASLVMIGGAWLLFQADTMTLQDLWTEFQSIIAGGLLGLYLLGFLTKRGDGRAVGVGIFFAVAFSAVASAAGLGWLPAAFSEWIGRNFDTYYTGIAGNLVMFVLGYGMALLLPARGKDYTNLTVWTQDGTPLD
- a CDS encoding SGNH/GDSL hydrolase family protein yields the protein MTRMTLPVLVLALLLPVLAVPAQEASAPPALLRERIEWCDVWHTDADKDDRPRVLLVGDSITRGYFDAVEQGLGDAAYCSRYTTSRSVCDPVFFQELGLILSQYPYRVIHFNNGLHGWGYTEAQYAAAFDRLLDALRAEAPGARLIWASTTPVRSGSGMSDDRHRVAERNALAAERVGKAGIPVNDLHALSVDHPEHFSGDGVHFSPAGKAVQAEAVAAAVKKALEAPAP
- a CDS encoding exo-alpha-sialidase, whose translation is MRLFMVLLAGSVQAFGAEPFLESELLFPPQPKHVHSSTVAQCPNGDFIAAWFQGSGERQSMDVEIWGARRRAGEKAWSAPFPMADTPNLPDCNPVLFMDPKGELWLFWIAVPAERWEDSLLRLRRSRDYTGDGPPVWHWQDLIIFDPGERFVEAAAAGFAELERRYPEPPPRMKWFLKRDGPRILKEAKDLSLRQRGWMTRCRPEVLPSGRILLPLYSDGYLFGLMAISDDGGGSWRPGAPMTGAALNQPSLARKKDGTLVAYLREEDELLRRILRSESKDDGETWTVAEPTEFPNPNASVEVLTLRDGRWVLAYNDSETERDSLVLALSDDEGETWKWSRYLERDKGGSFHYPFMIQGADGLVNVVYTHNPSDGSGRSIKHAALNPEWIMAGDDH
- the kdsB gene encoding 3-deoxy-manno-octulosonate cytidylyltransferase — encoded protein: MGAPRVIGIIPARFGSSRLPGKPLALIAGKPMIQRVYERSAACPLLSAVCVATDDPRVRDAVAAFGGNAVMTRADHPSGTDRVAEAASALDADIVVNIQGDQPFIHPDMMAEAVRPLLGDAAAGVSTLMFPIVRNADLADPAVVKVVADLAGYALYFSRSLIPYPREAVAHSVYEHVGLYAYRKDTLLRLTRLAPTTLERVESLEQLRWLGHGVRVRVAESAVPDRDYCGFSVDTPEDLARAERMLRERNTGHDE